Proteins encoded together in one Bactrocera neohumeralis isolate Rockhampton chromosome 4, APGP_CSIRO_Bneo_wtdbg2-racon-allhic-juicebox.fasta_v2, whole genome shotgun sequence window:
- the LOC126755389 gene encoding phospholipase D2 isoform X2: MYEFIDRETGLANPALVYDELDYPHLYSQFDGGGAITMTSNIDSTQPRAYVVNATDSIDGESRDYTPEELAEEDDEEKVTRCVPDFQFSLVDSEYDETLAFPDSVTILSNVGDKPVLVQRKDTDDDDDEEEGAGAFTGQPSEIPYSSIYGPSMKFNSFQRKVFIPGMEIQVRIIDNERSVTTHLLNPNLYTIELTHGPFTWTIKRRYKHFNSLHQQLSFFRTSLNIPFPMRSHKEKRATIKKAAIQMADEARLKSMQLSQTQTTICETSQKVQSNGNSNASNTMVLASTSNSPLSNLGITGKRKKKERKLPRFPNRPESLITVESLPTRIKQLEDYLYNLLNISLYRNHHETLNFVEVSNVSFVSDLGIKGKEGAIQKRTGSTRPGQAGCNFFGCFQQKCCVRCSFFCSDVLYGKWRNRWFFVKETCFGYIRPTDGVIRSVILFDQGFDVSTGIYQTGMRKGLQVLTNNRHIILKCWTRRKCKEWMLYLKQTANSYARDFTYPNPHMSYAPVRSGIQASWHVDGSTYMGAIADALEEAKEEIFIADWWLSPEIYMKRPAVDGDYWRLDKILHRKASQGIKVFVLLYKEVEMALGINSYYSKQRLSHENIRVLRHPDHARAGVFFWAHHEKIVVVDQTYAFIGGLDLCYGRWDDYRHRLTDLGSISTASASGSTRRLGSFFKDDADSAFGSQKSSRKCTNVNSDLQKSEKLSANIEETQFEEVELRTLAPGDKLVIPELLSPPTSEQIAIEGMKLNTPEMERKNVLEKITTNAMRKGKDLVSRLTMTEHERGAGDKSPDVLKDPKQLVFTIDEVETGRLGGLEDPTPFQTQILNDYYGQAKYWFGKDYSNFILKDWMNLDAPLVDIIDRSTTPRMPWHDVGVCLVGAAARDVARHFIQRWNAVKLEKMRDNANFPYLMPKSYNNIRLNPNITLKRQNRVTCQLLRSASSWSCGFIEQDLVEQSIHDAYIQTITKAQHFIYIENQFFITMQLGATGAYGNVRNQIGETLFKRIVRAHKERKTFRVFVIIPLLPGFEGDVGGSTGNAVRAITHWNYASISRGRSGILTRLQEVGIKDPGEYISFHSLRTNSQLNNNPITELIYVHSKLLIADDRVVICGSANINDRSMIGKRDSEIAAIITDEEFEDGRMNGKKYPSGVFAGRLRKFLFKEHLGLLDPDAERMPIDVTDPVIDQFWNGMWRRTATRNTELYEEIFKCLPTDKVKSYADLRKYQEEPPLSKSDPEMAMKRVANIQGFLVNLPLDFLDKEVLKPPGTSKEGLIPTAVWT, translated from the exons ACGAATTCATCGATCGTGAGACGGGTCTCGCGAATCCTGCGCTCGTCTATGATGAGCTAGACTATCCACATCTCTATTCACAGTTCGACGGCGGTGGCGCAATTACGATGACCAGCAATATCGATTCCACCCAACCACGTGCGTACGTAGTCAACGCCACCGATAGCATTGATGGTGAGAGTAGAGATTACACACCCGAGGAGTTGGCAGAGGAAGATGACGAGGAGAAGGTTACACGTTGCGTGCCTGATTTTCAGTTCTCGCTCGTCGATTCGGAATATGACGAGACGCTGGCGTTTCCCGATTCCGTGACGATATTGTCGAATGTCGGCGATAAGCCAGTGCTGGTACAGCGCAAAGACACCGACGACGATGACGATGAGGAGGAGGGTGCCGGCGCATTCACAGGGCAACCTTCGGAGATACCATACAGCTCCATATATGGACCGAGCATGAAATTCAATTCCTTTCAGCGCAAAGTATTCATACCCGGCATGGAGATACAGGTGCGCATAATCGACAACGAACGCAGTGTGACGACGCATTTATTGAATCCAAATTT GTATACCATCGAACTGACGCATGGACCCTTCACGTGGACCATCAAGCGTCGCTACAAGCATTTCAATTCACTGCATCAGCAGCTTAGTTTCTTCCGCACCTCGCTGAACATTCCATTCCCGATGCGTAGTCACAAGGAGAAGCGTGCCACAATTAAAAAGGCAGCCATACAAATGGCTGATGAGGCGCGTCTGAAGTCAATGCAGCTGTCGCAGACGCAGACCACGATCTGTGAGACGAGCCAGAAAGTGCAAAGTAACGGTAACAGTAATGCTAGCAATACCATGGTCTTGGCGAGCACTAGCAATAGTCCGCTGTCAAATCTGGGTATAACGGGCAAGAGAAAGAAGAAGGAGAGAAAGCTGCCACGTTTTCCCAATCGACCCGAATCACTTATAACTGTCGAGTCACTGCCTACGCGTATCAAGCAATTGGAGGATTATCTGTACAATCTACTGAACATCAGCTTGTATCGAAATCATCACGAAACG CTGAACTTCGTTGAAGTCTCAAATGTCTCCTTTGTGTCTGATCTCGGCATCAAGGGCAAGGAGGGCGCTATACAAAAGCGTACCGGCTCCACGCGTCCTGGGCAAGCGGGTTGCAATTTCTTCGGTTGCTTTCAGCAGAAGTGCTGTGTGCGCTGCAGCTTCTTTTGTTCGGACGTGCTGTACGGCAAATGGCGTAATCGTTGGTTCTTCGTCAAAGAGACCTGCTTCGGCTACATACGTCCCACCGATGGAGTCATTAG ATCTGTGATATTATTCGATCAGGGTTTCGACGTCTCCACTGGCATCTATCAGACCGGCATGCGTAAGGGTCTGCAAGTGCTCACAAATAACCGTCACATTATACTCAAGTGCTGGACGCGTCGAAAGTGCAAAGAGTGGATGCTATACCTCAAGCAGACCGCAAATAGTTATGCGCGCGACTTTACCTATCCCAACCCGCATATGTCCTACGCGCCGGTGCGTTCTGGTATTCAAGCGAGTTGGCATGTCGACGGTTCTACTTATATGGGTGCCATAGCGGATGCGCTTGAAGAGGCAAAGGAGGAAATCTTCATCGCTGATTGGTGGTTGAGTCCGGAGATTTATATGAAACGGCCCGCGGTGGATGGCGATTACTGGCGCTTGGATAAGATACTACATCGTAAAGCG TCACAGGGCATCAAGGTGTTCGTGCTACTCTACAAAGAGGTCGAAATGGCTTTGGGCATTAATAGTTACTACAGCAAACAGAGGCTTTCACACGAGAATATAAGG GTTCTCCGTCATCCAGATCATGCGCGCGCTGGCGTGTTCTTCTGGGCTCATCATGAAAAGATTGTTGTGGTCGATCAGACTTACGCTTTCATCGGTGGACTGGATCTCTGCTATGGCCGTTGGGACGACTATCGGCATCGTCTGACTGACCTTGGTAGCATATCCACCGCCTCTGCTTCGGGCAGCACACGACGTCTGGGCAGTTTCTTTAAGGACGATGCGGACTCCGCCTTTGGTTCGCAGAAGTCGTCACGTAAATGCACCAATGTAAATAGCGACCTACAGAAAAGCGAAAAATTAAGCGCAAACATCGAAGAAACCCAATTTGAAGAGGTTGAGCTACGTACACTCGCGCCAGGCGATAAACTTGTGATACCTGAATTGCTTTCACCGCCCACAAGCGAACAGATCGCCATCGAAGGCATGAAATTAAATACACCCGAAATGGAGCGTAAGAATGTTTTGGAGAAAATCACCACGAATGCGATGCGTAAGGGTAAAGACCTAGTGAGTCGGCTAACAATGACCGAACATGAGCGCGGCGCGGGCGATAAGTCGCCTGATGTGCTGAAAGATCCCAAACAGCTTGTGTTCACCATTGATGAGGTGGAAACTGGACGCTTGGGTGGTCTAGAGGATCCCACGCCGTTCCAAACGCAAATCCTGAACGATTACTATGGTCAAGCCAAGTATTGGTTCGGCAAGGATTACTCTAACTTCATACTCAAAGACTGGATGAACTTAGATGCGCCGCTCGTCGACATCATAGACCGCTCCACAACACCACGTATGCCTTGGCATGATGTGGGCGTGTGTTTAGTGGGTGCAGCGGCGCGCGATGTGGCGCGTCACTTCATACAGCGCTGGAATGCTGTGAAGCTGGAGAAGATGCGCGATAACGCCAACTTCCCATATCTAATGCCAAAGAGTTACAACAACATCAGGCTAAATCCAAATATTACCTTGAAGCGTCAGAATCGGGTTACGTGTCAGCTGCTGCGCAGCGCTTCTTCATGGAGCTGCGGTTTCATCGAGCAGGATTTGGTTGAGCAGAGCATACATGACGCTTACATACAGACAATAACGAAGGCACAGCATTTTATCTACATCGAAAATCAATTCTTCATCACAATGCAGTTGGGCGCGACGGGCGCGTATGGCAATGTGCGTAATCAGATTGGTGAAACGCTGTTCAAGCGTATCGTGCGCGCGCATAA AGAGCGCAAGACGTTCCGTGTATTTGTGATCATACCGCTACTGCCCGGCTTTGAGGGCGATGTTGGCGGCAGTACTGGCAATGCGGTGCGCGCCATCACGCATTGGAACTACGCATCGATATCACG CGGTCGCTCTGGCATACTCACACGCCTGCAGGAGGTCGGCATAAAAGATCCCGGTGAATACATCTCCTTCCACAGTCTACGCACAAACTCACAGCTCAACAATAATCCCATCACCGAGCTTATCTATGTCCATTCCAAGCTGTTGATCGCAGACGATCGCGTTGTTATATGTGGTTCGGCAAACATCAACGATCGTTCCATGATTGGCAAACGTGATTCGGAAATTGCGGCGATCATAACCGATGAAGAGTTTGAAGATGGGCGCATGAATGGCAAAAAGTATCCAAGCGGCGTGTTCGCTGGACGGCTGCGCAAGTTTCTGTTTAAAGAGCATTTAGGCTTACTCGATCCAGACGCGGAGCGTATGCCAATCGATGTGACGGACCCTGTGATAGATCAATTTTGGAATGGCATGTGGCGACGCACGGCCACACGCAATACTGAGCTTTACGAAGAGATCTTCAAATGTCTGCCAACTGATAAGGTGAAATCGTATGCAGATTTGCGAAAATATCAGGAGGAACCGCCGCTATCTAAGTCCGATCCGGAAATGGCTATGAAGCGGGTGGCGAATATACAG GGTTTCCTAGTCAACCTGCCATTGGACTTCCTCGACAAAGAGGTGCTAAAACCGCCTGGCACCAGTAAAGAGGGACTCATACCGACCGCCGTGTGGACGTAG
- the LOC126755389 gene encoding phospholipase D2 isoform X1: MMSAESEQIDASRMNQLRRHRRSISQLIANIDEFIDRETGLANPALVYDELDYPHLYSQFDGGGAITMTSNIDSTQPRAYVVNATDSIDGESRDYTPEELAEEDDEEKVTRCVPDFQFSLVDSEYDETLAFPDSVTILSNVGDKPVLVQRKDTDDDDDEEEGAGAFTGQPSEIPYSSIYGPSMKFNSFQRKVFIPGMEIQVRIIDNERSVTTHLLNPNLYTIELTHGPFTWTIKRRYKHFNSLHQQLSFFRTSLNIPFPMRSHKEKRATIKKAAIQMADEARLKSMQLSQTQTTICETSQKVQSNGNSNASNTMVLASTSNSPLSNLGITGKRKKKERKLPRFPNRPESLITVESLPTRIKQLEDYLYNLLNISLYRNHHETLNFVEVSNVSFVSDLGIKGKEGAIQKRTGSTRPGQAGCNFFGCFQQKCCVRCSFFCSDVLYGKWRNRWFFVKETCFGYIRPTDGVIRSVILFDQGFDVSTGIYQTGMRKGLQVLTNNRHIILKCWTRRKCKEWMLYLKQTANSYARDFTYPNPHMSYAPVRSGIQASWHVDGSTYMGAIADALEEAKEEIFIADWWLSPEIYMKRPAVDGDYWRLDKILHRKASQGIKVFVLLYKEVEMALGINSYYSKQRLSHENIRVLRHPDHARAGVFFWAHHEKIVVVDQTYAFIGGLDLCYGRWDDYRHRLTDLGSISTASASGSTRRLGSFFKDDADSAFGSQKSSRKCTNVNSDLQKSEKLSANIEETQFEEVELRTLAPGDKLVIPELLSPPTSEQIAIEGMKLNTPEMERKNVLEKITTNAMRKGKDLVSRLTMTEHERGAGDKSPDVLKDPKQLVFTIDEVETGRLGGLEDPTPFQTQILNDYYGQAKYWFGKDYSNFILKDWMNLDAPLVDIIDRSTTPRMPWHDVGVCLVGAAARDVARHFIQRWNAVKLEKMRDNANFPYLMPKSYNNIRLNPNITLKRQNRVTCQLLRSASSWSCGFIEQDLVEQSIHDAYIQTITKAQHFIYIENQFFITMQLGATGAYGNVRNQIGETLFKRIVRAHKERKTFRVFVIIPLLPGFEGDVGGSTGNAVRAITHWNYASISRGRSGILTRLQEVGIKDPGEYISFHSLRTNSQLNNNPITELIYVHSKLLIADDRVVICGSANINDRSMIGKRDSEIAAIITDEEFEDGRMNGKKYPSGVFAGRLRKFLFKEHLGLLDPDAERMPIDVTDPVIDQFWNGMWRRTATRNTELYEEIFKCLPTDKVKSYADLRKYQEEPPLSKSDPEMAMKRVANIQGFLVNLPLDFLDKEVLKPPGTSKEGLIPTAVWT, encoded by the exons ACGAATTCATCGATCGTGAGACGGGTCTCGCGAATCCTGCGCTCGTCTATGATGAGCTAGACTATCCACATCTCTATTCACAGTTCGACGGCGGTGGCGCAATTACGATGACCAGCAATATCGATTCCACCCAACCACGTGCGTACGTAGTCAACGCCACCGATAGCATTGATGGTGAGAGTAGAGATTACACACCCGAGGAGTTGGCAGAGGAAGATGACGAGGAGAAGGTTACACGTTGCGTGCCTGATTTTCAGTTCTCGCTCGTCGATTCGGAATATGACGAGACGCTGGCGTTTCCCGATTCCGTGACGATATTGTCGAATGTCGGCGATAAGCCAGTGCTGGTACAGCGCAAAGACACCGACGACGATGACGATGAGGAGGAGGGTGCCGGCGCATTCACAGGGCAACCTTCGGAGATACCATACAGCTCCATATATGGACCGAGCATGAAATTCAATTCCTTTCAGCGCAAAGTATTCATACCCGGCATGGAGATACAGGTGCGCATAATCGACAACGAACGCAGTGTGACGACGCATTTATTGAATCCAAATTT GTATACCATCGAACTGACGCATGGACCCTTCACGTGGACCATCAAGCGTCGCTACAAGCATTTCAATTCACTGCATCAGCAGCTTAGTTTCTTCCGCACCTCGCTGAACATTCCATTCCCGATGCGTAGTCACAAGGAGAAGCGTGCCACAATTAAAAAGGCAGCCATACAAATGGCTGATGAGGCGCGTCTGAAGTCAATGCAGCTGTCGCAGACGCAGACCACGATCTGTGAGACGAGCCAGAAAGTGCAAAGTAACGGTAACAGTAATGCTAGCAATACCATGGTCTTGGCGAGCACTAGCAATAGTCCGCTGTCAAATCTGGGTATAACGGGCAAGAGAAAGAAGAAGGAGAGAAAGCTGCCACGTTTTCCCAATCGACCCGAATCACTTATAACTGTCGAGTCACTGCCTACGCGTATCAAGCAATTGGAGGATTATCTGTACAATCTACTGAACATCAGCTTGTATCGAAATCATCACGAAACG CTGAACTTCGTTGAAGTCTCAAATGTCTCCTTTGTGTCTGATCTCGGCATCAAGGGCAAGGAGGGCGCTATACAAAAGCGTACCGGCTCCACGCGTCCTGGGCAAGCGGGTTGCAATTTCTTCGGTTGCTTTCAGCAGAAGTGCTGTGTGCGCTGCAGCTTCTTTTGTTCGGACGTGCTGTACGGCAAATGGCGTAATCGTTGGTTCTTCGTCAAAGAGACCTGCTTCGGCTACATACGTCCCACCGATGGAGTCATTAG ATCTGTGATATTATTCGATCAGGGTTTCGACGTCTCCACTGGCATCTATCAGACCGGCATGCGTAAGGGTCTGCAAGTGCTCACAAATAACCGTCACATTATACTCAAGTGCTGGACGCGTCGAAAGTGCAAAGAGTGGATGCTATACCTCAAGCAGACCGCAAATAGTTATGCGCGCGACTTTACCTATCCCAACCCGCATATGTCCTACGCGCCGGTGCGTTCTGGTATTCAAGCGAGTTGGCATGTCGACGGTTCTACTTATATGGGTGCCATAGCGGATGCGCTTGAAGAGGCAAAGGAGGAAATCTTCATCGCTGATTGGTGGTTGAGTCCGGAGATTTATATGAAACGGCCCGCGGTGGATGGCGATTACTGGCGCTTGGATAAGATACTACATCGTAAAGCG TCACAGGGCATCAAGGTGTTCGTGCTACTCTACAAAGAGGTCGAAATGGCTTTGGGCATTAATAGTTACTACAGCAAACAGAGGCTTTCACACGAGAATATAAGG GTTCTCCGTCATCCAGATCATGCGCGCGCTGGCGTGTTCTTCTGGGCTCATCATGAAAAGATTGTTGTGGTCGATCAGACTTACGCTTTCATCGGTGGACTGGATCTCTGCTATGGCCGTTGGGACGACTATCGGCATCGTCTGACTGACCTTGGTAGCATATCCACCGCCTCTGCTTCGGGCAGCACACGACGTCTGGGCAGTTTCTTTAAGGACGATGCGGACTCCGCCTTTGGTTCGCAGAAGTCGTCACGTAAATGCACCAATGTAAATAGCGACCTACAGAAAAGCGAAAAATTAAGCGCAAACATCGAAGAAACCCAATTTGAAGAGGTTGAGCTACGTACACTCGCGCCAGGCGATAAACTTGTGATACCTGAATTGCTTTCACCGCCCACAAGCGAACAGATCGCCATCGAAGGCATGAAATTAAATACACCCGAAATGGAGCGTAAGAATGTTTTGGAGAAAATCACCACGAATGCGATGCGTAAGGGTAAAGACCTAGTGAGTCGGCTAACAATGACCGAACATGAGCGCGGCGCGGGCGATAAGTCGCCTGATGTGCTGAAAGATCCCAAACAGCTTGTGTTCACCATTGATGAGGTGGAAACTGGACGCTTGGGTGGTCTAGAGGATCCCACGCCGTTCCAAACGCAAATCCTGAACGATTACTATGGTCAAGCCAAGTATTGGTTCGGCAAGGATTACTCTAACTTCATACTCAAAGACTGGATGAACTTAGATGCGCCGCTCGTCGACATCATAGACCGCTCCACAACACCACGTATGCCTTGGCATGATGTGGGCGTGTGTTTAGTGGGTGCAGCGGCGCGCGATGTGGCGCGTCACTTCATACAGCGCTGGAATGCTGTGAAGCTGGAGAAGATGCGCGATAACGCCAACTTCCCATATCTAATGCCAAAGAGTTACAACAACATCAGGCTAAATCCAAATATTACCTTGAAGCGTCAGAATCGGGTTACGTGTCAGCTGCTGCGCAGCGCTTCTTCATGGAGCTGCGGTTTCATCGAGCAGGATTTGGTTGAGCAGAGCATACATGACGCTTACATACAGACAATAACGAAGGCACAGCATTTTATCTACATCGAAAATCAATTCTTCATCACAATGCAGTTGGGCGCGACGGGCGCGTATGGCAATGTGCGTAATCAGATTGGTGAAACGCTGTTCAAGCGTATCGTGCGCGCGCATAA AGAGCGCAAGACGTTCCGTGTATTTGTGATCATACCGCTACTGCCCGGCTTTGAGGGCGATGTTGGCGGCAGTACTGGCAATGCGGTGCGCGCCATCACGCATTGGAACTACGCATCGATATCACG CGGTCGCTCTGGCATACTCACACGCCTGCAGGAGGTCGGCATAAAAGATCCCGGTGAATACATCTCCTTCCACAGTCTACGCACAAACTCACAGCTCAACAATAATCCCATCACCGAGCTTATCTATGTCCATTCCAAGCTGTTGATCGCAGACGATCGCGTTGTTATATGTGGTTCGGCAAACATCAACGATCGTTCCATGATTGGCAAACGTGATTCGGAAATTGCGGCGATCATAACCGATGAAGAGTTTGAAGATGGGCGCATGAATGGCAAAAAGTATCCAAGCGGCGTGTTCGCTGGACGGCTGCGCAAGTTTCTGTTTAAAGAGCATTTAGGCTTACTCGATCCAGACGCGGAGCGTATGCCAATCGATGTGACGGACCCTGTGATAGATCAATTTTGGAATGGCATGTGGCGACGCACGGCCACACGCAATACTGAGCTTTACGAAGAGATCTTCAAATGTCTGCCAACTGATAAGGTGAAATCGTATGCAGATTTGCGAAAATATCAGGAGGAACCGCCGCTATCTAAGTCCGATCCGGAAATGGCTATGAAGCGGGTGGCGAATATACAG GGTTTCCTAGTCAACCTGCCATTGGACTTCCTCGACAAAGAGGTGCTAAAACCGCCTGGCACCAGTAAAGAGGGACTCATACCGACCGCCGTGTGGACGTAG